One Trichomycterus rosablanca isolate fTriRos1 chromosome 10, fTriRos1.hap1, whole genome shotgun sequence DNA window includes the following coding sequences:
- the ascc1 gene encoding activating signal cointegrator 1 complex subunit 1, with protein sequence MDVLRPVLININGRIYRKNTVKEEHYEDEEEETFSYPTQATDECMDEPCDSDKIEQTDKGFRCAIDIPSVLYKYIIGKKGETRKRLESETQTSISIPKQGVEGQIVITGSQKAAVASAVTRVEVLIESFRRKQPFTHFLSFALNQTQVQEGFQRFKEKVIQHCSQDMGVDESIFQNPAKLHLTIETLALLNEQEVMQASELLQQCQSFIRDITEGKPLALKVKGIEYMNDDPSMVDILYAKVNVLDGSDKLQQIADMLVESFVASGLMVREWERVKLHATVMNTLFRKDQSVDDKAGPRRQNVKDREAFDARNILEMFGDFDFGECQLDSVQLSQRYSSDCTGYYSSAGHVTFS encoded by the exons ATGGATGTATTGCGACCTGTGCTCATTAATATTAATGGAAGGATTTACAGGAAAAATACTGTTAAAGAAGAGCATTATGAAGATGAAGAGGAAGAGACTTTCTCATACCCTACACAAG CCACTGATGAGTGCATGGATGAACCTTGTGATTCTGATAAAATTGAGCAGACAGACAAGGGCTTCCGGTGTGCCATAGACATCCCAAGTGTTCTTTACAA GTACATAATTGGAAAGAAAGGTGAGACACGGAAACGCCTGGAATCAGAGACTCAAACTTCAATCAGCATTCCCAAACAAGGAGTCGAAGGACAGATAG TGATCACAGGTTCTCAAAAGGCAGCGGTTGCTTCGGCTGTAACACGCGTTGAGGTTTTGATCGAGAGTTTTCGCAGGAAGCAGCCGTTCACCCACTTTTTGTCCTTTGCTCTGAACCAGACACAGGTTCAGGAGGGCTTTCAGCGCTTTAAAGAGAAAGTAATCCAGCACTGTTCACAG GATATGGGAGTGGATGAGAGTATCTTTCAAAATCCAGCTAAGCTGCACCTCACCATCGAAACTCTTGCCCTTCTGAACGAACAAGAAGTAATGCAAGCATCTGAGCTTCTACAGCAGTGTCAAAGCTTTATCAG agaCATAACAGAAGGAAAGCCTTTGGCTCTGAAGGTAAAAGGAATAGAGTATATGAATGATGATCCCTCCATGGTGGACATCCTGTACGCCAAAGTCAACGTTCTGGATGGCTCTGACAA gttgcAGCAGATAGCAGACATGCTAGTGGAGAGTTTCGTAGCATCAGGGCTGATGGTGAGAGAGTGGGAGAGAGTGAAACTTCATGCCACTGTTATGAACACGCTGTTCAGGAAGGATCAGTCAG TGGATGATAAAGCAGGTCCAAGAAGGCAGAACGTAAAAGATCGAGAAGCTTTTGATGCCAGAAACATTTTGGag atgtttgGGGACTTCGATTTTGGAGAATGTCAGCTGGATTCAGTACAACTCTCTCAGAGATACTCTTCAGACTGTACAGGATACTACTCATCTGCTGGTCATGTGACTTTCTCTTGA